Proteins co-encoded in one Stomoxys calcitrans chromosome 5, idStoCalc2.1, whole genome shotgun sequence genomic window:
- the LOC106085165 gene encoding serine protease inhibitor 42Dd, with protein MTTSLIRAVLTLGLISSTLHCTMAGTIAPSTRASRNLFAADLFGVISLKQLYENVVYSPASIQTCLALASLGAEAETAKELRQVLYLGEGEKRQVAENYGDFLRVVFKNPKANGPILKMANRLYVNQNLKINDDFNKIANEFFDAKAENVNFENARDAVNNINSWVEQQTEHKIKNLLTPQSVDGDTSSVLVNAIYFKAKWRNPFSVTSTAKNNFKINSKQQVQVDMMYQDDKFKYADLPEYNAKALEMPYENSDLSMLLILPNEVEGLAQLESQLKGKDLNEIASKLTQADVDVFLPKFRIEFDIDLKEPLKKMGLTTMFSNSANFRGLFADGSVAQKISDVKHKAFLDVNEAGSEAAAATYLKIVPMSLNMDQKNFRADHPFVFAIRSPTAVYFAGHLAKF; from the exons TTCTTACATTGGGACTTATCTCATCTACTCTTCACTGCACAATGGCTGGAACAATTGCACCATCGACAAGGGCTAGCCGCAATCTTTTTGCGGCAGATCTCTTTGGAGTTATAAGTCTAAAACAGTTATACGAAAATGTGGTCTATTCTCCGGCTTCCATACAAACCTGCTTGGCTTTGGCCTCTTTAGGTGCTGAAGCTGAGACAGCCAAGGAATTGCGCCAAGTTTTGTACCTCGGTGAGGGTGAAAAACGACAGGTAGCTGAGAATTATGGAGATTTCTTAAGGGTTGTTTTCAAAAATCCCAAAGCAAATGGTCCCATATTGAAAATGGCAAATCGTCTGTATGTAAATCAAAATCTGAAAATCAATGATGACTTCAATAAAATCGCCAATGAATTCTTTGATGCCAAAGCTGAGAATGTAAATTTCGAAAATGCCCGCGATGCCGTGAACAACATTAACAGCTGGGTGGAACAACAAACGGAGCATAAAATCAAAAATCTGCTAACACCTCAGTCGGTGGATGGTGACACCAGTTCTGTTTTGGTTAATGCCATTTACTTCAAAGCCAAATGGAGGAACCCCTTCAGTGTGACCTCCACCGCCAAGAACAATTTCAAAATTAACTCCAAGCAACAAGTGCAGGTCGATATGATGTATCAGGATGACAAATTTAAGTATGCCGATTTGCCCGAATACAATGCAAAAGCTTTGGAGATGCCTTATGAGAATTCTGATTTGTCAATGCTCCTCATCTTGCCCAACGAAGTAGAGGGTTTGGCTCAATTGGAAAGTCAGCTGAAGGGTAAAGATTTAAATGAGATTGCCTCGAAATTGACGCAAGCCGATGTGGATGTATTTCTGCCCAAATTCCGCATTGAATTTGACATTGATTTAAAGGAACCCTTGAAAAAG ATGGGATTAACAACCATGTTCTCAAATTCAGCAAACTTCAGAGGCCTATTTGCTGATGGCTCCGTTGCGCAAAAGATCTCAGATGTCAAACATAAGGCCTTTTTAGATGTCAATGAAGCTGGCTCCGAGGCAGCAGCagctacat atcTCAAAATCGTTCCCATGAGCTTGAATATGGATCAAAAGAATTTCCGTGCTGATCATCCCTTTGTCTTTGCCATTCGGAGTCCCACAGCTGTTTACTTTGCTGggcatttggcaaaattttaa